The DNA segment ATGATTGGGGATGCACCTCTGAGTCCTACCCATGAGATAAATAATTTTTCTTTGATAGGTAAATTGACCCTAAATAAGGAAATGAAAACGGCGAGTGGTCGTGCTAATAATATGAGTAATACCCCAATGAGAAGTCCAGGAACCCAAATATTTGCCATTCTTGTTGGATACACAAGTAATCCAAAACAGAGAAACATACCAATTTGTAAGATCCATACATAACCATTCAAAAACCGAAAGATCGATTTTTTGTGAATGAACTTATTGCGACCAACGATGATCCCCGCGATGTAGACTGCTAAAAACCCATTCCCTTGGAATACGGTTGTCACCGCATATATGAAGGGAACCGATGCAGTGATGAATACCAAATAAAGACCGTCATACCCTAGTTTGACGGAATTCATTAAATACAATATGAGGATTCCCATACTATATCCCATCATCATGCCAACAAGAACTTGCATTACAAAAAAACGAAAGAATTGGAATCCACTAAAACTGGCATCAGCAGTGATAAGATTCATGAAAATCGTGGTGAGAAGGACACCAACTGCATCATTCGATCCAGATTCAAACTCGATGATTTTTTTTAAATGGATAGGAAGGTCAGAAGAACCTGTTTTAAAAATATTAAATACCGAGGCTGCATCAGTCGCACTGACAATTGATCCAAGTAAAAAGGATTCCATAAACCCAAGGACTGGAAATAAAAGATGGATGAGAACTCCCAATATGAGAGCCGTTAAAATAGTTCCAAAAATAGAAAGTCGAATCCCAACTGCGAGAAAATCTTTTAAACTATCCCACTCACTCTCAAGCCCTCCCAAAAACAGGATGTAAATTAAAGCAAAAATTCCGATAGATTGTGCTAAACTATAATCGCTAAAGTCGATCCCACCTGGACCATCTGTACCAGCTAACATACCGAAGGTCAAAAAGATAAGTAAGATAGGAAATCCAAATCGAAAAAAAAGTTTACTCGAAAGAATGGAAAAAATAACTAAAGTGGAAATTACAAGTGCCTGTAAGGTAAAACTATCGATCATGTTTTGTCCTTAGACGAAGCCAAACCGATTAATGTTTGGAAGAAAGTATTTCGAGAGCTTTTGCTTTTAAGATGGGATGGACTTTAAAATCATCAGGATTTAAAGTTGGTGTTGAATTTTCTTGTGGTTCGTTTGATTGATTGGCAGATGCTGGAACTTTCCACTTATCGCGACCTAACCAAA comes from the Leptospira ellinghausenii genome and includes:
- a CDS encoding potassium/proton antiporter, with the translated sequence MIDSFTLQALVISTLVIFSILSSKLFFRFGFPILLIFLTFGMLAGTDGPGGIDFSDYSLAQSIGIFALIYILFLGGLESEWDSLKDFLAVGIRLSIFGTILTALILGVLIHLLFPVLGFMESFLLGSIVSATDAASVFNIFKTGSSDLPIHLKKIIEFESGSNDAVGVLLTTIFMNLITADASFSGFQFFRFFVMQVLVGMMMGYSMGILILYLMNSVKLGYDGLYLVFITASVPFIYAVTTVFQGNGFLAVYIAGIIVGRNKFIHKKSIFRFLNGYVWILQIGMFLCFGLLVYPTRMANIWVPGLLIGVLLILLARPLAVFISLFRVNLPIKEKLFISWVGLRGASPIILATFPIAQGLVWGDLLFHIVFFVVLVSLLIQGSLIPRVAQWLGILKVDPDRKIYRPTDFDNIEFPGMTLQELIVPYNSSVVDKALFEIKLPDQSHILLIARGEQFLIPSGNTQVKGGDVVWVLAKDDVMPIIGKIFMSIA